In Edaphobacter paludis, a single window of DNA contains:
- a CDS encoding SDR family oxidoreductase, translated as MSTPPIYTPTIYATYPSLANQVVLVTGGASGIGAATVEEFALQGARVAFLDLADKAALALIDDLSQRCQHPPIYHHCDLTDIDGLQSTIAAITEQLGTPRVLINNAANDDRHRFEDVTAASWDAGMAANLRHQFFAAQAVAPGMKAAGGGSIINMSSISWMIPTPHLSVYVTAKAAIVGMTRSMAKDLGLANIRVNAVLPGAVLTEKQQRLYMSADYEQKLFEVQFLKRHILPVEVSRLLLFLAADDSSAITSQNYIIDAGWM; from the coding sequence ATGAGCACACCGCCGATCTACACACCGACGATCTACGCCACCTACCCCAGCCTCGCCAATCAGGTCGTCCTCGTCACCGGCGGAGCCTCAGGCATCGGAGCCGCCACCGTCGAAGAGTTCGCCCTGCAGGGCGCTCGCGTAGCCTTCCTCGACCTCGCCGACAAGGCCGCCCTCGCATTGATCGATGACCTCAGCCAACGCTGCCAGCACCCGCCTATCTACCACCACTGCGACCTCACCGACATCGACGGACTGCAATCCACAATAGCCGCCATCACCGAGCAGCTAGGCACTCCGCGCGTCCTCATCAACAATGCCGCCAACGACGACCGCCACCGTTTCGAAGATGTAACCGCCGCCTCCTGGGACGCGGGCATGGCCGCCAACCTTCGTCACCAGTTCTTTGCCGCACAGGCCGTCGCACCCGGCATGAAGGCCGCTGGCGGCGGCTCCATCATCAACATGAGCTCGATCTCCTGGATGATCCCCACACCGCACCTCTCCGTTTACGTCACTGCCAAGGCGGCCATCGTCGGCATGACCCGCTCCATGGCCAAAGACCTCGGCCTTGCCAATATCCGCGTCAACGCTGTGCTCCCCGGCGCAGTCCTCACCGAAAAACAGCAACGCCTCTACATGTCCGCCGATTACGAACAAAAACTATTCGAAGTCCAGTTCCTGAAACGTCACATCCTGCCAGTAGAAGTCTCCCGCCTCCTCCTCTTCCTCGCCGCAGACGATAGCTCCGCCATCACCAGCCAGAACTACATCATCGACGCTGGCTGGATGTAA
- a CDS encoding Gfo/Idh/MocA family oxidoreductase produces MDFEKAMREAVAPKPKVARPIVLVGAGGIAHDAHLPAYRKAGFFVVAVVDRDREKAEALARTFEIPFVAATIAEAVAYAPKDAVFDCAVPAPAQRSVLPQLPDGAAVLLQKPMGETLVEATEILKICRSKGLTAAVNFQLRWAPNMLAARALYDSGALGELHDMEVSVSCHMPWELWSFLNTAPRLEILYHSIHYVDLVRSWFGNPLGVYAKTVKSPRTPKLAATKSVITFDYGDDKRVFLAANHSHDFDAKMQRSFVQWEGMEGAMRARMGVNLNYPVGLPDHLEYIVRGDAGWSEGPVSGNWFPDAFMGSMGSLQAYVQGEAATLPTSVEDAIDTMRTVEAAYRSSERGGVELPELETGS; encoded by the coding sequence ATGGATTTCGAGAAGGCGATGCGAGAGGCAGTGGCTCCGAAGCCGAAGGTGGCGCGGCCGATTGTGCTGGTGGGAGCAGGAGGAATTGCCCACGACGCTCATCTTCCGGCCTACAGGAAGGCTGGATTTTTTGTTGTCGCGGTAGTGGACAGGGACCGTGAAAAGGCGGAGGCGCTGGCGCGGACGTTCGAGATTCCTTTTGTGGCGGCGACTATAGCCGAGGCAGTGGCTTATGCGCCGAAGGATGCGGTGTTTGATTGCGCTGTCCCGGCTCCGGCACAGCGGTCGGTGTTGCCGCAGTTGCCGGATGGAGCTGCGGTGCTGTTGCAGAAGCCGATGGGCGAGACGCTGGTGGAGGCAACGGAAATTCTGAAGATCTGCCGGAGCAAGGGGTTGACGGCTGCGGTGAACTTTCAATTGCGCTGGGCTCCGAATATGCTGGCGGCGCGGGCGCTCTATGACTCGGGTGCATTGGGCGAGCTGCATGACATGGAAGTTTCGGTGAGCTGCCATATGCCGTGGGAGCTTTGGAGCTTTCTGAATACGGCTCCGAGGCTGGAGATTCTTTATCACTCGATCCACTATGTCGATCTGGTGCGGAGCTGGTTCGGGAACCCGCTGGGAGTTTACGCGAAGACCGTGAAGAGTCCGCGGACGCCGAAACTCGCGGCGACGAAGAGTGTGATTACGTTTGATTATGGGGATGATAAGCGGGTCTTTCTTGCAGCGAACCATAGCCATGATTTCGATGCGAAGATGCAGCGGAGCTTTGTCCAGTGGGAGGGCATGGAGGGTGCGATGCGGGCGCGAATGGGCGTCAATCTGAACTATCCCGTGGGACTGCCGGACCATCTTGAGTACATTGTTCGCGGAGATGCTGGATGGAGCGAGGGCCCAGTGAGCGGGAACTGGTTTCCCGATGCGTTTATGGGATCGATGGGTTCGTTGCAAGCCTACGTGCAGGGGGAAGCGGCGACGTTGCCGACGAGCGTGGAGGATGCGATCGATACGATGCGGACAGTGGAAGCGGCGTATCGATCGAGTGAGCGGGGCGGTGTGGAACTGCCGGAGCTTGAGACTGGAAGTTGA
- the recN gene encoding DNA repair protein RecN: protein MLLELRAENYAVIDRAVANFGLGLNLLTGETGAGKSILIDALALLLGGKASADVVRHGSDKAVVGCVFEMTPGAMAILEANGIDAEADHILLRREIAANGKGRVFVNNQPATVGVLRQLAPELALVHSQGETLGSFDQAQQRILLDRFGGISTDAVAEAFAVWRATTDKLDELQSAEQDRLRMADLWRFQSREIEQAGLATEDEDIQLEAEKRVLGNAEKLYTAAMGAHELLYESENSAETTLGAALKHLEELARYDARFQEPVQQLAAAKAAVEDVDAGVRDFADNIHAAPGRLEEIEDRLAALDRLKRKYGQTLAEVIAFGAESARQLSEVENRDALLLELMAKEVQDATAYRAAATQLTASRTEAAKKLEKLAEAQINDLAMSTRFKIQVTMEQESGGWSAHGWDKVECLIATNAGEPLKPLHEIASGGEMSRVMLALKVTVEEAASGGAGRRKKTPLPRTLVFDEIDIGIGGRAAEAVGQKLKTLSKGQQVLCITHLPQIAAFGDQHFLIEKTEKRGRTQTDVRRMEDTERTQEIARMLSGAKLTETSLKHAEHLLQSSR, encoded by the coding sequence ATGCTGCTGGAATTGCGCGCGGAAAACTATGCTGTGATCGACCGTGCGGTCGCTAACTTCGGTCTGGGGCTCAACCTGCTCACGGGCGAGACCGGAGCGGGTAAATCGATCTTAATTGATGCACTGGCGCTGCTGCTGGGCGGCAAGGCCTCTGCAGATGTCGTTCGGCATGGGTCGGACAAAGCCGTGGTGGGCTGCGTCTTCGAGATGACACCGGGTGCGATGGCCATCCTTGAGGCGAACGGGATCGACGCCGAGGCCGATCATATTCTGCTGCGGCGGGAGATCGCGGCGAACGGCAAGGGACGGGTGTTCGTCAATAATCAGCCTGCGACTGTCGGGGTGTTAAGGCAGCTTGCGCCGGAGCTTGCGCTGGTGCACTCGCAGGGAGAGACGCTGGGGTCGTTCGATCAGGCACAACAGAGAATCTTGCTGGATCGATTTGGCGGCATATCGACGGATGCCGTGGCTGAGGCGTTCGCGGTATGGCGGGCTACGACGGACAAGCTCGATGAGTTGCAATCGGCGGAGCAGGATCGTCTGCGGATGGCTGATCTGTGGCGCTTTCAGAGCAGGGAGATTGAGCAGGCGGGGCTGGCGACGGAGGATGAGGACATCCAACTGGAGGCCGAGAAGCGCGTCTTGGGCAATGCCGAAAAACTTTACACAGCGGCGATGGGTGCGCATGAGCTGCTCTACGAGTCGGAGAATTCGGCGGAGACGACGCTGGGCGCGGCGTTGAAGCATCTGGAAGAGCTGGCGCGGTACGATGCGCGGTTTCAGGAACCTGTACAGCAGTTGGCCGCGGCGAAGGCGGCAGTGGAAGATGTCGACGCGGGTGTGCGCGATTTTGCCGACAACATCCACGCTGCGCCGGGACGGCTGGAGGAGATTGAAGATCGGCTTGCGGCGTTGGATCGGCTGAAGCGCAAGTATGGTCAGACTCTGGCGGAGGTGATTGCGTTTGGCGCGGAGTCGGCTCGGCAGTTGTCCGAAGTGGAGAACAGGGATGCTCTGCTGCTGGAACTGATGGCAAAAGAGGTACAGGATGCTACGGCCTATCGGGCCGCGGCGACGCAGCTTACGGCCAGCAGGACCGAGGCCGCGAAGAAGCTGGAGAAGCTCGCTGAGGCTCAGATCAACGATCTTGCGATGAGCACGCGTTTCAAGATTCAGGTGACGATGGAGCAGGAGTCGGGCGGATGGAGTGCACACGGGTGGGACAAGGTGGAGTGCCTGATCGCGACCAATGCAGGTGAGCCGCTGAAGCCTCTGCACGAGATCGCTTCGGGCGGCGAGATGTCGCGGGTGATGCTGGCGTTGAAGGTGACGGTGGAAGAAGCGGCTTCGGGTGGAGCGGGGCGGAGGAAGAAGACGCCGCTGCCGAGGACTCTGGTATTCGATGAGATCGATATAGGTATCGGCGGAAGGGCCGCAGAGGCTGTCGGGCAAAAGCTGAAGACGCTTTCGAAAGGGCAGCAGGTGTTGTGCATCACCCATCTTCCTCAGATCGCTGCGTTCGGCGATCAGCATTTCCTGATCGAAAAGACGGAGAAGCGGGGCCGGACGCAGACTGACGTCCGGCGCATGGAAGATACGGAGCGCACGCAGGAGATCGCCCGGATGCTCAGCGGGGCGAAGCTGACCGAGACAAGCTTGAAACATGCTGAACATCTTCTGCAAAGCAGCAGGTAA
- a CDS encoding MotA/TolQ/ExbB proton channel family protein, whose translation MLWNFALALLQEDVSNPAPVAANSSALIEMVHNSGPVAFTVLVILLIASIFSWAIMLSKWSSFRRAQMQGQRFVRAFRKSTRLSEIASVAEQFKPSPLVPVFIEIHDEYQRQNGGRGLPRNPVALERAAQTASSEALTAMERRMTWLATIAAIAPFIGLFGTVMGIIDAFHGLGTAGAATLRAVAPGISEALITTAAGLVVAIPAVVGYNQLTARLREFASRMDDFGRELLNAIENAALLTPPAQPQQPEEPRRRSF comes from the coding sequence ATGCTCTGGAACTTTGCCCTTGCTCTCCTCCAGGAAGACGTCTCTAACCCCGCTCCCGTAGCAGCCAACAGCAGCGCGCTGATAGAGATGGTTCACAACAGCGGCCCCGTTGCCTTCACGGTGCTGGTCATCCTGCTCATCGCCAGCATCTTCTCCTGGGCCATCATGCTCTCCAAGTGGTCGAGCTTTCGCCGCGCCCAGATGCAGGGCCAGCGCTTCGTCCGCGCCTTTCGCAAATCCACCCGGCTAAGCGAGATCGCCTCGGTCGCCGAACAGTTCAAGCCCAGCCCGCTGGTCCCCGTCTTCATCGAGATTCACGACGAGTATCAGCGCCAGAACGGAGGACGCGGCCTCCCGCGCAACCCTGTCGCCCTCGAGCGCGCCGCGCAGACCGCCTCCAGCGAAGCCCTCACCGCCATGGAACGCCGCATGACCTGGCTCGCCACCATCGCCGCCATCGCTCCCTTCATCGGACTCTTCGGCACAGTCATGGGCATCATCGACGCCTTCCACGGCCTCGGCACTGCTGGCGCTGCCACCCTGCGCGCCGTCGCCCCTGGTATCTCCGAAGCACTCATCACAACTGCCGCCGGCCTGGTCGTCGCCATTCCTGCCGTCGTCGGTTACAACCAGCTCACCGCGCGCCTGCGCGAGTTCGCCTCGCGCATGGACGACTTCGGCCGTGAGCTTCTTAACGCCATCGAAAATGCTGCGCTACTCACCCCGCCTGCGCAGCCGCAGCAACCCGAAGAGCCGCGCCGGAGGTCCTTCTAG
- a CDS encoding glucose 1-dehydrogenase translates to MSNPSSALDLFRLDNKVALITGAASGLGAAIATALSQAGATVAVHGNRRPADDTAAAITAAGGRAEAFQADLSSTTGAETLFHQVKQKLGRVDILVNNAGTIHRAAAEDTLLEDWQQVLQVNLTSVFQLSQLAARDMISRSAPGQTVGKIINIASLLSFQGGIRVPAYAASKGGVAQLTKALANEWAPKGIQVNAIAPGYFATTNTEALQADETRNRQILERIPAARWGQPQDLAGAALFLSSHASDYVTGTVITVDGGWMGR, encoded by the coding sequence ATGTCAAATCCTTCAAGCGCACTCGACCTCTTTCGCCTCGACAATAAAGTGGCCCTCATCACCGGAGCCGCCAGCGGACTCGGCGCAGCCATCGCCACCGCCCTCTCGCAAGCAGGAGCCACCGTGGCTGTCCACGGCAACCGCCGTCCTGCCGACGACACCGCTGCTGCCATCACCGCAGCCGGAGGCCGTGCCGAGGCCTTTCAAGCCGATCTCTCCAGCACCACCGGAGCCGAGACTCTCTTCCATCAGGTCAAGCAGAAATTAGGCCGCGTCGACATCCTCGTCAACAACGCCGGCACCATCCACCGCGCCGCCGCCGAAGACACCTTGCTCGAAGATTGGCAGCAGGTCCTGCAAGTTAACCTCACCAGCGTCTTCCAGCTCTCGCAACTCGCCGCTCGCGACATGATCTCGCGCAGCGCTCCCGGTCAGACCGTAGGAAAAATAATCAACATCGCCTCCCTGCTCAGCTTCCAGGGAGGCATTCGCGTCCCTGCCTACGCTGCCAGTAAAGGAGGAGTGGCGCAACTTACCAAGGCACTCGCCAACGAGTGGGCGCCCAAAGGAATTCAAGTCAACGCCATCGCCCCCGGCTACTTCGCCACCACCAACACCGAGGCCCTACAAGCCGACGAGACCCGCAACCGCCAGATCCTCGAACGCATTCCAGCCGCCCGCTGGGGACAGCCGCAGGACCTTGCCGGAGCCGCTCTCTTCCTCAGTTCCCACGCCAGCGATTACGTCACCGGAACCGTCATCACTGTGGATGGTGGCTGGATGGGCCGATAA
- the tolB gene encoding Tol-Pal system beta propeller repeat protein TolB, translated as MSLLLISGPMLHAQDWFKTSTSSGAASIRIAVADFKPLSSDPQTVPFKHTFDTTLYNDLANAGIFDVVSKSLQPQATPGAPAEISLAQWSAAPSSAAMVAFGGFSVQGGRIVCNGFLFDAKNTQYPQVLAKQYNEAASEDSARQVAHRFADEIIFRLGGGTPGIAETKIYYVKMGGGNKEIWAMDYDGANQHPVTHLGTISISPRIAPDNSRLAFSSLGKHGFQIRMYSLLLNRMVSFPEAGGTNLSPAWSPNGKDIAYSSSRTGDPEIWIADSNGGLSRRITSFRGPDVSPVYNPKTGAQIAWVSGRTGLPQIYIMDADGSAVQRMTDGGYASSPSWSPNGQFLAFAWNRKYGPGAPGGQDIYVMEIATKRWIQLTHDQGPCDFPSWSPDGRHIVYASTANGRTGQNKIWTMLADGTQKHELTGAGADMPNWSWK; from the coding sequence ATGTCCCTCCTTCTAATCAGCGGCCCGATGCTCCATGCGCAGGACTGGTTCAAGACCTCGACCTCCAGCGGAGCCGCCAGCATTCGCATCGCAGTGGCAGATTTCAAGCCGCTCTCCAGCGATCCGCAGACCGTCCCGTTCAAGCACACCTTCGACACGACGCTCTACAACGATCTCGCCAACGCCGGCATCTTCGACGTCGTCTCAAAGAGCCTCCAGCCGCAGGCCACTCCTGGCGCACCTGCGGAGATCAGCCTCGCCCAGTGGTCCGCCGCTCCCTCTTCCGCGGCAATGGTCGCCTTCGGTGGCTTCAGCGTTCAGGGTGGCAGAATCGTCTGTAACGGCTTTCTCTTCGATGCCAAGAACACGCAGTACCCTCAGGTGCTCGCCAAGCAGTACAACGAAGCCGCATCAGAAGATTCCGCACGCCAGGTGGCCCATCGTTTCGCCGACGAGATCATCTTCCGCCTCGGCGGCGGCACTCCCGGCATTGCCGAAACCAAGATCTACTACGTCAAGATGGGGGGCGGCAACAAAGAGATCTGGGCGATGGACTACGACGGAGCCAACCAGCATCCCGTCACCCATCTCGGCACCATCTCCATCTCGCCGCGCATCGCGCCCGACAACTCTCGCCTCGCGTTTTCTTCGCTCGGCAAACACGGCTTCCAGATTCGCATGTACTCGCTTCTGCTCAATCGCATGGTCAGCTTTCCCGAAGCAGGCGGGACCAATCTTTCGCCCGCATGGTCGCCCAACGGAAAAGATATTGCCTACTCTTCCTCCCGTACCGGCGATCCCGAGATATGGATTGCGGATTCCAACGGTGGTCTGAGCCGCCGCATCACCAGCTTCCGCGGCCCCGATGTCTCGCCCGTCTATAACCCGAAGACCGGAGCGCAGATTGCCTGGGTCAGCGGCCGCACTGGTCTGCCGCAGATCTACATTATGGACGCCGATGGCTCCGCCGTGCAGCGCATGACCGACGGTGGCTACGCGTCATCGCCCTCATGGTCGCCCAACGGCCAGTTCCTCGCCTTCGCCTGGAACCGCAAGTACGGCCCCGGCGCTCCCGGCGGTCAGGACATCTACGTGATGGAGATCGCCACCAAGCGTTGGATTCAACTCACCCATGACCAGGGTCCGTGCGACTTCCCCTCGTGGTCGCCCGATGGCAGACACATCGTCTACGCCAGCACCGCCAACGGCAGGACGGGTCAGAACAAGATCTGGACCATGCTCGCCGACGGAACCCAGAAGCATGAACTCACGGGAGCCGGTGCTGACATGCCAAACTGGAGCTGGAAATAA
- a CDS encoding 4-hydroxy-3-methylbut-2-enyl diphosphate reductase, with product MTTTTLDHAVTDQGSTLNNKRILLLKPRGFCAGVVRAIDVVQIALETFGAPIYVRKEIVHNSYVVTDLAKKGAIFVNELDEVPEGARVIYSAHGVSPAVREHAKERGLKVVDATCPLVTKVHVEAIKFAKQGYSLVLVGHRDHEEVEGTQGEAPTVTQVVSTVEEVEALVVPDPDKVAYLTQTTLSLDEARYMIEALKKKFPNIVGPHAQDICYATENRQTAVKNVAHGADVVLVVGSRNSSNSNRLVEVSQNLGTNSYLIDKAEDIQLEWLDGANTVAVTAGASAPEVLVKDVVEYLQAKGYGSVDEVEVMPENVRFGLPPEIVQAIASAPQASR from the coding sequence GTGACTACAACCACACTCGACCATGCTGTGACCGATCAGGGCAGCACTTTAAACAATAAGCGAATTCTCCTCCTCAAGCCTCGTGGCTTCTGCGCCGGGGTTGTGCGGGCGATTGATGTCGTTCAGATTGCGCTGGAGACGTTTGGCGCGCCGATCTATGTTCGCAAAGAGATTGTGCATAACAGCTACGTCGTTACCGACCTGGCTAAAAAGGGCGCGATCTTCGTTAACGAACTGGATGAGGTTCCCGAAGGAGCGCGGGTTATTTACTCCGCCCACGGTGTTTCCCCGGCTGTCCGCGAACATGCCAAGGAGCGGGGGCTGAAGGTTGTGGATGCAACTTGCCCGCTTGTGACCAAGGTGCATGTTGAAGCGATCAAGTTTGCCAAGCAGGGATACTCGCTGGTGCTGGTGGGGCATCGCGATCACGAAGAGGTTGAGGGTACGCAGGGCGAAGCTCCAACTGTTACCCAGGTGGTCTCGACGGTAGAAGAGGTTGAGGCGCTGGTGGTGCCGGACCCTGATAAGGTCGCCTACCTGACGCAGACGACCCTCTCGCTCGATGAAGCTCGCTACATGATCGAGGCGCTCAAGAAGAAGTTCCCGAATATCGTTGGACCGCACGCGCAGGATATTTGCTATGCGACGGAGAATCGTCAGACGGCGGTAAAGAATGTTGCTCACGGCGCGGATGTCGTGCTGGTAGTGGGCTCTCGTAACAGCTCCAACTCGAACCGGCTGGTGGAAGTCTCTCAGAATCTGGGGACGAATTCCTACCTGATCGACAAGGCTGAGGACATTCAGCTGGAGTGGCTCGATGGAGCGAATACGGTGGCAGTGACAGCGGGGGCTTCTGCTCCTGAAGTTTTGGTGAAAGATGTCGTGGAATATTTACAGGCCAAAGGATATGGTTCGGTCGATGAGGTGGAAGTGATGCCGGAGAATGTACGCTTCGGTTTACCCCCTGAGATCGTCCAAGCGATAGCGTCGGCGCCGCAGGCTTCCCGCTGA
- a CDS encoding energy transducer TonB, translating into MRSSRPASPTSASSPSRSQNESSEDRVIATQLQYSRDESTDDKLGGNIVGSLVLHALVVAAILGWAYIFRAHTPPWGENASNAGAIQATMVASIPLPPKQRELDTGVLTSETPSPAPVVAKEKTEPPPKPTDIPIPTKAVKPPKVAPKETPQPPKHVQPVPPQPKKATTGDTGGVRIPEATMQLKNGSASVSMQDRAFGARFAYYVNIVNRTVAQNWYTQEADPVASNGKSVTIVFDIDREGTPSNARIETRSGSPSLDTSALRALQRVNGFGPLPQGDHITVEYTFNYRRQ; encoded by the coding sequence ATGCGGTCAAGCAGGCCGGCATCACCGACATCAGCATCGTCACCCAGCCGATCACAAAATGAGTCAAGTGAGGACCGGGTCATAGCCACACAGCTCCAATACAGTCGCGACGAAAGCACCGATGACAAGCTCGGCGGCAACATCGTCGGCTCGCTCGTTCTGCACGCGCTCGTTGTCGCGGCCATTCTCGGCTGGGCGTATATCTTTCGCGCACACACTCCGCCATGGGGCGAGAATGCGTCCAACGCCGGAGCCATTCAGGCCACCATGGTCGCCTCCATTCCGCTTCCTCCCAAGCAGCGCGAACTCGATACCGGAGTACTCACCTCGGAGACGCCGAGCCCCGCTCCCGTCGTCGCCAAGGAGAAGACCGAGCCGCCGCCCAAACCGACAGACATCCCCATCCCCACCAAGGCCGTGAAGCCGCCAAAGGTCGCGCCGAAAGAGACGCCACAGCCACCGAAGCACGTTCAACCCGTGCCGCCTCAGCCGAAGAAAGCCACAACCGGCGATACCGGCGGCGTTCGCATTCCAGAAGCGACCATGCAGCTCAAGAACGGCTCTGCCAGCGTCAGCATGCAGGATCGCGCCTTTGGTGCCCGATTCGCCTACTACGTCAACATCGTCAACCGCACCGTCGCGCAGAACTGGTATACGCAAGAGGCGGACCCCGTCGCCTCCAACGGCAAGAGCGTCACCATTGTCTTCGACATCGACCGCGAGGGCACACCCTCCAACGCCCGCATCGAGACCCGCAGCGGCTCTCCCAGCCTCGATACTTCCGCCCTCCGCGCCCTGCAGCGTGTCAACGGCTTCGGCCCGCTGCCTCAGGGCGATCACATCACCGTGGAGTACACATTTAATTACCGAAGGCAATAA
- the pal gene encoding peptidoglycan-associated lipoprotein Pal translates to MNVTRTKLHRAIVLAATVIAMGAVTGCHKKHSGINPNSLGPAPAETGAAPTATITADPTAIDVGQSVVLNWRTENATTVTIDGIGPVNANGTQTVSPSTSTNFHLTAKGDGGTAEANVRVTVRVPEAPTAPSNEAGDMGSDEVFHQNVKDVFFDYDSYDLRPDAQSSVAQAASYLTAHPAIKVVIGGYCDDRGSAEYNLALGENRANSARTALVNAGVAASRLRVISYGKEKQFCTEENESCWQQNRRAQFSLDR, encoded by the coding sequence ATGAACGTAACGCGAACCAAACTACACCGGGCCATTGTGCTGGCCGCTACCGTAATCGCAATGGGAGCCGTCACCGGTTGCCACAAAAAACACAGCGGTATCAATCCGAACAGTCTCGGACCCGCGCCCGCTGAGACCGGAGCAGCACCCACGGCCACCATCACTGCCGATCCCACGGCAATCGACGTTGGCCAGTCCGTCGTCCTCAACTGGCGTACGGAGAATGCCACCACCGTCACCATCGACGGCATCGGCCCGGTGAACGCCAACGGTACCCAGACCGTATCCCCCTCGACCTCGACCAACTTCCATCTCACCGCGAAGGGCGACGGCGGCACCGCCGAAGCCAACGTCCGCGTCACAGTCCGTGTCCCCGAAGCGCCCACCGCTCCCAGCAATGAGGCTGGCGACATGGGCAGCGACGAGGTCTTCCATCAGAACGTCAAGGACGTCTTCTTCGACTACGACAGCTACGATCTCCGCCCCGATGCGCAATCCTCGGTTGCGCAGGCCGCCAGCTACCTCACCGCGCATCCCGCCATCAAGGTTGTCATCGGTGGTTACTGCGATGACCGTGGATCGGCCGAGTACAACCTCGCGCTCGGCGAGAATCGCGCCAACTCAGCCCGCACCGCGCTGGTCAATGCAGGAGTCGCCGCAAGTCGTCTCCGCGTCATCAGCTACGGCAAAGAGAAGCAGTTCTGCACGGAAGAGAATGAAAGCTGCTGGCAGCAGAACCGCCGCGCCCAGTTCTCTCTCGACCGCTAG
- a CDS encoding tetratricopeptide repeat protein, with amino-acid sequence MANEPNKLPFASKSIRLASVALLGTVMIFTPTAFAANRDMIQLQTQVQQLQDAVARLQQTNDERMGVMKDLIQQSADAVNKMSSNMDDLKKQMLEQQTAQGNKVDQVSGQIQSMNDSIDEVKARIGNLEKLLQNIQNQQQSMSAAMQPAPAGGTGQPDNSTPASNAPAEGAPLPAPTTDAGGKPLAGTPLPPSNAGPAAPPADELYKTALGDYMAAKYSLAASEFGDVTKNYPDNPLSGNAFYYQGEIDYRAGRYAEAIKNYDKVIEQYPASNKVPVSRLHKGNALIASKQNAAGVRELRSLIQRFPNSPEAMQARSKLSGMGVAVNPRR; translated from the coding sequence ATGGCCAACGAACCAAATAAGCTCCCCTTCGCCAGCAAATCGATCCGTCTCGCCTCGGTCGCTCTTCTCGGCACCGTGATGATCTTCACCCCGACCGCCTTTGCCGCGAATCGGGACATGATCCAGCTCCAGACCCAGGTTCAGCAGTTACAGGATGCTGTCGCCCGCCTCCAGCAGACTAACGACGAGCGCATGGGCGTCATGAAGGACCTGATTCAACAGAGCGCTGACGCCGTCAACAAGATGTCGTCCAACATGGATGACCTGAAGAAGCAGATGCTGGAGCAGCAGACCGCGCAAGGCAACAAAGTCGACCAGGTCTCGGGCCAGATTCAGTCTATGAACGACTCCATCGACGAGGTCAAGGCACGCATCGGCAATCTCGAAAAGCTGCTCCAGAACATTCAGAACCAGCAGCAATCGATGAGCGCGGCGATGCAACCCGCGCCTGCCGGCGGCACAGGTCAGCCTGATAACTCCACCCCCGCCTCGAACGCGCCCGCAGAAGGCGCTCCCCTGCCCGCGCCAACGACCGATGCCGGAGGCAAGCCCCTCGCCGGAACGCCACTCCCGCCATCCAACGCCGGCCCCGCAGCACCACCCGCGGACGAGCTCTACAAGACCGCTCTCGGCGACTACATGGCCGCCAAGTATTCGCTCGCCGCCTCCGAATTCGGAGACGTCACCAAGAACTATCCTGACAATCCCTTATCAGGAAATGCCTTCTACTATCAGGGAGAGATCGACTACCGTGCCGGGCGCTACGCTGAAGCGATCAAGAACTACGACAAGGTCATCGAGCAATATCCCGCCAGCAACAAGGTCCCCGTCTCGCGCCTGCACAAGGGCAACGCGCTCATCGCTTCCAAGCAAAACGCGGCCGGTGTCCGCGAACTTCGCTCGCTCATCCAGCGCTTCCCTAACTCCCCGGAAGCAATGCAGGCGCGCAGCAAACTCAGCGGCATGGGCGTCGCTGTAAATCCACGCCGCTAG
- a CDS encoding biopolymer transporter ExbD, which produces MAFSAKGRTQTALAEINITPLVDVVLVLLLIFMLTAPVLQSGVIVAIPKTRSVNQLTEERMVVTIDKDQNVFLQDKPVNVNDLPNLLRTVGSAPTAKRVIYLRADERVPFGAFASVMDAVKQAGITDISIVTQPITK; this is translated from the coding sequence ATGGCCTTCTCCGCCAAAGGTCGCACGCAGACAGCGCTCGCCGAGATCAACATCACACCTCTCGTCGACGTTGTTCTCGTCCTGCTCCTCATCTTCATGCTGACCGCGCCCGTGCTTCAGTCCGGGGTCATCGTCGCCATCCCCAAGACGCGCTCGGTCAATCAGCTCACCGAAGAGCGCATGGTCGTGACCATCGATAAAGATCAAAATGTCTTTCTGCAGGACAAGCCCGTCAACGTCAATGATCTGCCTAACCTGCTGCGAACGGTTGGCTCTGCTCCCACTGCAAAGCGCGTCATCTACCTGCGCGCCGATGAGCGTGTGCCCTTCGGTGCCTTCGCCTCTGTGATGGATGCGGTCAAGCAGGCCGGCATCACCGACATCAGCATCGTCACCCAGCCGATCACAAAATGA